From Alosa sapidissima isolate fAloSap1 chromosome 2, fAloSap1.pri, whole genome shotgun sequence, one genomic window encodes:
- the tnfsf11 gene encoding tumor necrosis factor ligand superfamily member 11 isoform X2: MAANEYRSYLRNHFEMETGQPRFHAAQSTAPTYRSLIFGTLAVIGLLQVASSVAILLHLTGYLREIDISSTQEKPLEEIRTEPYLADALKDQRKSSPKTKCPKKREVIPEAHLPIRGPIDFSNKDQKTVMIHWSNEYGRLKKIKYNDGRILVEKGGLYYVYAKTCFRHYFQSPGQPDVSNAQLIQYVYHEKHTQSTIKPILLMKSGSTMRWDDKHYNMYCVQQGRGIHLSQGDGIFVNVSNSWLLDPEPEGSYFGALKLGTSNELC, from the exons ATGGCAGCTAATGAATACCGTAGTTACCTGCGGAATCACTTTGAAATGGAGACCGGTCAGCCGCGATTTCATGCTGCCCAGAGTACTGCACCGACTTACAGATCACTTATTTTTGGAACGCTAGCTGTAATTGGATTGTTGCAGGTCGCATCAAGTGTTGCAATTTTGTTACACTTAACTGGGTATCTACGCGAG ATAGACATTTCCTCAACCCAAGAGAAACCATTAGAG GAGATTAGAACGGAACCATACCTTGCAGATGCCTTGAAAGATCAAAGGAAAAGTTCGCCAAAGACAAAATGCCCCAAAAAGAGAGAagtgatccctgaggcacatcTTCCTATTAGAGGACCTATTGATTTTTCCAATA AAGATCAGAAGACTGTTATGATCCACTGGAGCAATGAGTATGGGCGGTTGAAGAAGATCAAATATAATGATGGGCGGATTCTGGTGGAAAAAGGTGGATTATACTATGTTTATGCCAAGACCTGTTTCAGGCACTATTTTCAATCTCCTGGCCAGCCAGATGTGAGCAACGCCCAGTTGATTCAGTATGTTTACCATGAGAAGCACACCCAGTCTACTATCAAACCTATCCTGCTCATGAAGAGTGGTAGTACCATGAGGTGGGATGACAAACACTATAATATGTACTGTGTGCAACAAGGGAGGGGTATCCATCTCAGTCAAGGGGATGGAATCTTTGTGAATGTGTCAAACTCGTGGTTACTAGACCCAGAACCAGAGGGTAGTTACTTTGGTGCTTTGAAATTGGGCACCTCTAATGAACTCTGTTAA
- the tnfsf11 gene encoding tumor necrosis factor ligand superfamily member 11 isoform X1, with translation MAANEYRSYLRNHFEMETGQPRFHAAQSTAPTYRSLIFGTLAVIGLLQVASSVAILLHLTGYLREIDISSTQEKPLEEIRTEPYLADALKDQRKSSPKTKCPKKREVIPEAHLPIRGPIDFSNTEDQKTVMIHWSNEYGRLKKIKYNDGRILVEKGGLYYVYAKTCFRHYFQSPGQPDVSNAQLIQYVYHEKHTQSTIKPILLMKSGSTMRWDDKHYNMYCVQQGRGIHLSQGDGIFVNVSNSWLLDPEPEGSYFGALKLGTSNELC, from the exons ATGGCAGCTAATGAATACCGTAGTTACCTGCGGAATCACTTTGAAATGGAGACCGGTCAGCCGCGATTTCATGCTGCCCAGAGTACTGCACCGACTTACAGATCACTTATTTTTGGAACGCTAGCTGTAATTGGATTGTTGCAGGTCGCATCAAGTGTTGCAATTTTGTTACACTTAACTGGGTATCTACGCGAG ATAGACATTTCCTCAACCCAAGAGAAACCATTAGAG GAGATTAGAACGGAACCATACCTTGCAGATGCCTTGAAAGATCAAAGGAAAAGTTCGCCAAAGACAAAATGCCCCAAAAAGAGAGAagtgatccctgaggcacatcTTCCTATTAGAGGACCTATTGATTTTTCCAATA CAGAAGATCAGAAGACTGTTATGATCCACTGGAGCAATGAGTATGGGCGGTTGAAGAAGATCAAATATAATGATGGGCGGATTCTGGTGGAAAAAGGTGGATTATACTATGTTTATGCCAAGACCTGTTTCAGGCACTATTTTCAATCTCCTGGCCAGCCAGATGTGAGCAACGCCCAGTTGATTCAGTATGTTTACCATGAGAAGCACACCCAGTCTACTATCAAACCTATCCTGCTCATGAAGAGTGGTAGTACCATGAGGTGGGATGACAAACACTATAATATGTACTGTGTGCAACAAGGGAGGGGTATCCATCTCAGTCAAGGGGATGGAATCTTTGTGAATGTGTCAAACTCGTGGTTACTAGACCCAGAACCAGAGGGTAGTTACTTTGGTGCTTTGAAATTGGGCACCTCTAATGAACTCTGTTAA